agagggaaagagtgagtgaacgagacagagagagcgagagcgagagcgagagcgagagcgagagcgagaaacAAAGGGATAAATGTGAAGAAGTCCTGTAAGCCGCTGCAGACACAGTGGACAATTAGAGTTTGTCCAGCTGAATAGGATCCATCAGTGGTGAATTAGTCTGGATTCTCCTCGCTcgctgcgcacacacacacacacacacacacacacacacacacacacacacacacacacacacacacacacacacacacacacacacacacacacacacacacacacacacacacacacacacacacacacacacacacacacacctgagacgcccagccctgtgtgtgtgtgtgtgtgtgtgtgtgtgtgtgtgtgtgtgtgtgtgtgtgtgtgtgtgtgtgtgtgtgtgtgtgtgcagcgagCGAGGAGAATCCAGACTAATTCACCACTGATGGATCCTATTCAGCTGGACTAGCTCTAATTGTCCACTGTGTCTGCAGCGGCTTATAGGACTCTTCTTCACAACAGAAAGACGAGCCCCCAGACCACAGAAAGACGAGCCCCTCGACCACAGAAAGACGAGTCCCCCGACCACAGACAGACGAGCCCCCCCACGATATGCCCAGCCCTGTGTGTCTCGTCTGTCTGTGGTCGGGGGGCTCGTCTGTCTGTGGTCGGGGGGCTCGTCTGTCTGTGGTTGGGGGAGCTCGTCTGTCTGTGGTCGGGGGCTCGTCTGTCTGTGGTCGGGGGCTCGTCTGTCTGTGGTCGGGGGGCTCGTCTGTCTGTGGTTGGGGGGCTCGTCTGTCTGTGGTCGGGGGGCTCGTCTGTCTGTGGTCGGGGGGCTCGTCTGTCTGTGGTTGGGGGGCTCGTCTGTCTGTGGTCGGGGGGCTCGTCTGTCTGTGGTTGGGGGGCTCGTCTGTCTGTGGTCGGGGGGCTCGGGTTCCACACACTGTCTTTATCCGTCTGTCATATTTAGTGGCAATTGATTGTCTGTAATAATGGGCAAGTAGACAGATGTGTTTTATCTACCAAGCCAGCGATTacaaacaacatctcttctaaggTCAAAGGGTCACCTGGATTTATTGAACAAAcgttggggggagggagggagggagggagagcatgagagaaagagagaataaaaGGAACCATACCATACAGGTTATTAGATCTGGTGGGAGCTCTGCCGAACCATACCATACAGGTTATTAGATCTGGTGGGAGCTCTGCCGAACCATACCATACAGGTTATTAGATCTGGTGGGAGCTCTGCCGAACCATACCAAACAGGTTATTAGATCTGGTGGGAGCTCTGCCGAACCATACCATACAGGTTATTAGATCTGGTGGGAGCTCTGCCGAACCATACCATACAGGTTATTAGATCTGGTGGGAGCTCTGCCGAACCATACCATACAGGTTATTAGATCTGGTGGGAGCTCTGCCGAACCATACCATACAGATTATTAGTTCTGGTGGGAGCTCTGCCTATAAACAAATGAACAATAAAATACGGAAGACCCAGTATTAAGTAAAACAAAGAGATGTTCTTGGTTGACACTCCCACAGTAGTATAGGCCCGTAGTGCAGATTTACAGTAGTGTACTTGAGGAATAGGCCCGTAGTGCAGATTTACAGTAGTGTACTTGAGGCATAGGCCCGTAGTGCAGATTTACAGTAGTGTACTTGAGGAATAGGCCCGTAGTGCAGATTTACAGTAGTGGACTTGAGGAATAGGCCTGTAGTGCAGATTTACAGTAGTGTACTTGAGGCAAAGGCCCGTAGTGCAGATTTACAGTAGTGTACTTGAGGAATAGGCCCGTAGTGCAGATTTACAGTAGTGGACTTGAGGAATGGGCCCGTAGTGCAGATTTGTAGTAGTGGACTTGAGGCATAGGCCCGTAGTGCAGATTTACAGTAATGGACTTGAGGAATGGGCACGTAGTGCAGATTTACAGTAGTGGACTTGAGGAATGGGCCCGTAGTGCAGATTTACAGTAGTGTACTTGAGGAATGGGCCCGTAGTGCAGATTTGCAGTAGTGGACTTGAGGAATAGGCCCGTAGTGCAGATTTACAATAGTGGACTTGAGGAATGGGCCCGTAGTGCAGATTTACAGTAGTGGACTTGAGGAATGGGCCCATAGTGCAGATTTGCAGTAGTGCACTTGAGGAATGGGCCCGTAGTGCAGATTTACAGTAGTGGACTTGAGGAATAGGCCCGTAGTGCAAATTTACAGTAGTGGACATGAGGAATAGGCCAGTAGTGCAGATTTACAGTAGTGGACTTGAGGAATAGGCCCGTAGTGCAGGTTTACAGTAGTGTACTTGAGGAATAGGCCCGTAGTGCAGATTTACAGTAGTGTACTTGAGGAATAGGCCCGTAGTGCAGATTTACAGTAGTGGACTTGAGGAATAGGCCCGTAGTGCAGATTTACAGTAGTGGACTTGAGGAATAGGCCCGTAGTGCAGATTTACAGTAGTGTACTTGAGGCAAAGGCCCATAGTGCAGATTTACAGTAGTGTACTTGAGGAATAGGCCCTTAGTGCAGATATACAGTAGTGGACTTGAGGAATGGGCGCGTAGTGCAGATTTGCAGTAGTGGACTTGAGGCATAGGCCCGTAGTGCAGATTTACAGTAGTGTACTTGAGGCAATGGCCCGTAGTGCAGATTTACAGTAGTGTACTTGAGGAATAGGCCCGTAATGCAGATTTGCAGTAGTGGACTTGAGGAATAGGCCCGTAGTGCAGATTTACAATAGTGGACTTGAGGAATGGGCCCGTAGTGCAGATTTACAGTAGTGGACTTGAGGAATGGGCCCATAGTGCAGATTTGCAGTAGTGCACTTGAGGAATGGGCCCGTAGTGCAGATTTACAGTAGTGGACTTGAGGAATAGGCCCATAGTGCAGGTTTACAGTAGTGGACTTGAGGAATAGGCCCGTAGTGCAAATTTACAGTAGTGGACATGAGGAATAGGCCAGTAGTGCATATTTACAGTAGTGGACTTGAGGAATAGGCCCGTAGTGCAGGTTTACAGTAGTGGACTTGAGGAATAGGCCCGTAGTGCAAATTTACAGTAGTGGACATGAGGAATAGGCCAGTAGTGCATATTTACAGTAGTGGACTTGAGGAATAGGCCCGTAGTGCAGGTTTACAGTAGTGGACTTGAGGAATAGGCCCGTAGTGCACATTTACAGTAGTGGACTTGAGGAATAGGCCCGTAGTGCAGATTTACATTAGTGGACATGAGGAATAGGCCCGTAGTGCAGATTTACAGTAGTGGACATAAGGAATAGGCCCGTAGTGCAGATTTACAGTAGTGTACTTGAGGAATAGGCCCGTAGTGCAGATTTACTTTAGTGCACTTGAGGTATAGGCCCGTAGTGCAGATTTACAGTAGTGTACTTGAGGAATAGGCCCGTAGTGCAGATTTACAGTAGTGGACTTGAGGAATGGGCCCGTAGTGCAGATTTACAGTAGTGGACTTGAGGAATGGGCCCGTAGTGCAGATTTACAGTAGTGGACTTGAGGAATAGGCCCGTAGTGCAGGTTTACAGTAGTGGACTTGAGGAATGGGCACGTAGTGCAGGTTTACAGTAGTGGACTTGAGGAATGGGCCTTGGCTATCGCTAAGAGTCCTAGAGGAGTCGCGTCAAGGCCAACCATAACCACCCATAACAAGACAGAATACTGGGATGATGTCTGAATCCTGAATAATTTATGTCTATGTTAAACCGTCAGGAACAAAAACACTATGCCTAAGGACTAACCCAAAACCAAATAATATGGGTGCCACAAAGTAAATCATTCAAGTAATATCTAAATCCTACTAGCTCCAGTGCTCACTCCCTCCGCTAGTcaaagaacacacacagacaaaacacacacacaacacacacacacacacacaacacaacaaacacacacacacacacaacacaacacacacccaccaGTCATTCTCCCACCAGCTACAAGCTACGACAGCAATTCTTGGCCTCGTCTTCTTAAATTACGCTCGCCTCCACACTTCAACACACATTCAAGGTTTGGACAAGCTAATCCGATGCCCAGGTGTCAACGGGCCTGTCAAATTCCCAGTGACGTGGTGTTGCTCCTTCCATCCGTCTGCTTCTATTCGTCTGCTTCCATCCGTCTGCTTCCATCCGTCTGCTTCCATCCGTCTGCTTCCATCCGTCTGCTTCTATCCATCTGCTTCTCATCCGTCTGCTTCTATCCGTCTGCTTCTCATCCGTCTGCTTCTATCCGTCTGCTTCTCATCCGTCTGCTTCTATCCGTCTGCTTCTATCCGTCTGCTTCTCATCCATGCTTGCTTCGTCGCTGGTTCTGTTAGATTGGTAGCTAGCAGGCTGTGGCTGTTGTAGTAATGTGTGGTGTCGGAGTGTGGAGCTGGAGCTGGTAGCAAGTGCAGGAGGAGTGAGAGAAAAAGGTGCGTCCATCCCTCGTTATAAAGGGACCCAAGCAGGTGGGCCCGTTCAGGTAGTCCGAGGCAACCTAACATGAGTTGGGCTCACCCACAAAAAGGGGCGGGTTAATAGCATGAGATTGACACATCATATACAAATCACAGTAACCCCCTTTTGCCACATATGAACATTTCGTCAACTCTTTGATCAATGCTTAAGTGATAACTAAACAGACTAAAAGGCTCAGATGAGCTGTTCAACCTGAGTATGTACAGCCTCACATAGTACTGCACAAGTGCTGTAGGATCATGGGAGACGGCTGTTTTAAAGAGTGTAACCAATCGTTCAGGCCGCTCGCAGGTTGGACAGCTGTCCAAGCATTATGATTTTACACAATAAAACCTCCATCTGCTTCCAGTCATTAAACTGAACTCAAACCAGAAACAGAGACAGGATAGAAGGATAGAACCATGGAATCCTTTAAACCATAAACAGAGACAGGACAGAAAGAAGTCGACCAAAACAATGTAATTGCCATGGAAACGCGTGGGGGAAAGTTCCCTATTCTCCTTAATGCCCGCATTTAGGCAATGGTTTAAATCTGTAtatcacactatgttgaggtgtcacgttcgttgaatgacgggtcagaccaaggcgcagcgtgatatacgtacatgtttattttaactattaaacacacgacaaaacaacaaaggaaacgaaacgtgaagtccaaggtagaacacacacacacacacacacacacacacacacacacacacacacacacacacacacacacacacacacacacacacacacacacacacacacacacacacacacacacacacacacacacacacacacacacacacacacacacacacacacacacacacacacacaacaaggaACAATATCCCACAACcacctagtgccaataggctgcctaagtatgatccccaatcagagacaacgagctacagctgcctctggttgggaaccacaccggccaacatagatctatacataatAGATCGAAACCtagaaaacacacaacaaagaatatacacaccctgactcaacatttaagcgtcccctgagtcagggcgtgacatgagGTAAACAtcggagtataatgcttgtatggatgtcaaccccaacacatgttcatgtcatcattACCAATCAACAACATTACAGTTAAAAAACGACTTTaactaccaccaccgatttctgtgtgctagctatgctaaccagCTTATTTGAATGGGAGTTAGCATTTTGCAGTTACTTCTTCTAAATCTGAAAACTTCTACATGTCGGACTGAAGTagccacattgtgggcctgttccAATGCATAAATCATGACAGATTTGACAAATATACACTTTGTTCGATCAGATTTGTTAAATGTGCGCCAATCTGGTCAATGGAACGTCTGCGTTTCATTGACTCCTTTACCGCATCTATAGAAGGATAGAACTATGGAATCCTTTTGGTGCTACTCATAATATCTCAACATTCTACAAGCACTAAATATTCTAAGAATGTAATAATATATGGCATTTagtagacacttttatccaaagctttttaagcatttagtagacacttttatccaaagctttttaagcatttagtagacacttttatccaaagctttttaagcatttagtagacacttttatccaaagctttttaagcatttagtagacacttttatccaaagctattTAAACAGTGattgcataaatttttttgtgtgaatGTGACCCCAGCGGAATTAAAATCTACAAACCTGGAATCACAAGTGCCACACTCTtaacaactgagccacacaggaccatttTGAAAGAGGAATTAAGTCCTTGTTGTAAGGCTTGTGGTACTGTGGAGCTACATTATCTGTCAACTAGCTGTGCACAACTGCTACAGTGTCGCCTTTCAGTGTGTTGGGAGAATTTACTGTACTGTCAGGCTAAAACTGTTGAAGTCACCTACCCACAACCATCGAGGGCTTTCCCATACAATTGTCTAATTATTACTCACAACAACAATACCCGGAGGATGCTGGGGAATATAGAACAACTTATAAAGTTGATGGTCTTCATCTGTTGTTATGGTGGATCATCTTGTGAGTGACATGTTTACAGAGTGGCTGTAATGGCACCGTGTTCTGCAGTGTTGTTGTTTCAGAACCAACAGAACAGGGTAAGGGCTGTAAAAGGCATTGTAGCATACATGTTCTACTGCACCTGTGGGCATCCTGGGGTAGTACATGTTGTAGTTTCCCACCAAAGGTATTTTTAGGGTTAGTTAGGAAGCCACAAGACAGACATCTTGTGTTGTGAATTTTTTGGATTTTAGTTGAGGAATGGGTTTAGTCTCAATCCTGAATGAGCAAAGTCATTCATTCAGATCACATTTACTCGGGGCGGCAGGTGGCTCAGTGGTTAAGAGcgctgtgccagtaaccgaaaggtcgctggttctaatccccgagccgactaggtgaaaaatctgtcgatgtgcccttgagcaacgcacttaaccctaattgctcatgtaagtcgctctgggtaagagcgtctgctaaatgattaaaatgtaatgtaatgcatGTATCATGATGATTTTCTGGAATCTTAGAAGTCGCTGTTCCTTTTTTAACAAATATCTTGTGTGTTCTGCATGCACGTTGAGGAATGGGTTGGGTCTCTATACTGAAGGAGTGTAGTCATTAAATCAGTTTACATGTTGGTTCTATAATGAGTATTGGGGCAGTACAAAGAAGTCCGTCCCCCCCGTTGTGCCAATACTCATTATAGAACCAAACAGGCTTCTTTGCTTGCTGAATAGGTTTACAGAGATAATCAAGAAAGTTTCTATGTCAGGTCATTAATGACACTTCTTTCTCTTCCTGCTCTGTAACATTATGTTGAGTAACATACTTAACAGTACCATTTTGCTCTCTGTAACATCGTTTTATTTTACGTTCTCGAGGAGCGGTTCACGGACGACTGTAGGTTCCGGGAGCGTTTCCAGGAGAACAGTTACAACACGTACGCCTCGGTGTTGCACCGGAACCACCGGACGGGACGGGACTGGTACGTGGCCCTGAACAAGAGAGGCAAATCCAAGATGGGCTCCAGCCCCAGGGTCAAATCACAGCACGTTTCCACGCACTTCCTCCCCAGGCTCAATGTGCACCACCTGCAGAGCGTTCGAGGCTTCGCCATCACCAACAGGAGCAAAGAGAGGAGGAACAGCCTTCCACCACAACCGGCACTCGCCAAACCGCCCTCACAGCCAAATGCAGGGACAAGGAAGAGGGTGCAGACTGTCAAGTACTGGCCCAAGTTTCGGTTTGGATAGACTGCGGAGTAATGGGGGAGGAAGTAGTGCAAACTGTATGTGCATTGATTGGGTGGCCACATAAACATGGACATGACATCTGTTGCCCTCGAATAATTGCTGAACTTTTACTTTTCTGTTATTTCGAAAGCATTCCAGTTGTCATAAAGTAGCGAGTTCAAAACCAAAGGGCTATAAAATGCAATCGATAAGCTTTGTGATTGTAAAGCTATGATGGTTACAATGGTTGGGGTTGGAAATGCTTCCGAAGGGGGTCCCTTCGGCCAACTAAAAACACAATGTGAGATAACTAGTTCATATATGGTTTGAAACACAACATGAGctacattacatgaccaaaagtatgtggacacctgctcgtcgaacatctcaatccaaaatcatagagtcgccgttccaattcatcctaaaggtgttcgatggggttgaggtcagggctctgtgcaggccaatcaagttcttccacaccgatctcgacaaaccatttctgtatggacctggctttgtgcatgggggcattgtcatgctgaaacaggaaagggccttccccaaactgttgccagaaagttggaagcacagaatcgtctagaatgtcattttatgctgtGGCGTTATGATTTAccgtcactggaactaaagggcctagcccgaaccatgaaaaacagccccagaccattattcctcctccaccaaactttacagttggcactatgtattcgggcaggtagcgttctcctggcatccgccaaacatgattcatcactccagaaaaagcgtttccactgctccagagtccaatggcggcaagctttacaccacttcagccgacgcttggcattgcgcatggtgatcttaggcttgtgagtggctgcttggccatggaaacccattacatgaagctcccgacgaacagttattgtgctgacattgcttccagaggcagtttggaactcggtagtgagtgttgcaaccgaggacagagaatctttatgtgcttcagcactcggcggtccgttctgtgagcttgtgtggcctaccactttgcggctgagctgttgttgctcctagacgtttccacattacaataacagcacttacagttgaccggggcagctctagcagggcagaaacttgacaaactgacttgttggaaaggtggcatcctatgacggtgccacgttgaaagtcactgagctcttcattaaggccattctattgccaatgtttgtctgtggagattgcatggctttgtgctctattttacacacctgtcagcaacggatgtggctgaaatagccaaatccactaatttgaaggggtgtccacatacttttgtatatatcatGTAACTAGTTCACATGGTTAGAAACACAACGTGACAACTAACTAGTTGATCTCTAACAGCTGGGGGGGTCAAGGAGTAAACTGTCCATCACAACTATCGTAGATTATAGTAGCCGTCTGTCACTAGAGAACAATCCCCAGCCGTGACCCTGTGGCCTGGAATGTGTTCCCAGGAGGACAGTTCTATGGGGTAAAGATGCCTGGATGGACCGACAGGCCGTGTTTCGGAGAAGGCTCAAGCCATAGGTGTATCAGATGGCACGAAGGCAGACAGCCGCAGTCTGTGTGGCCTAGAAGGAAAACACTGCCGAGAAGGAGGGATGCTAGTTGATGATTGGCTGGGTTCAAATCTGGGTCACCTGTGTGCCACCAAAATTGTGTTTTCTTTCTTTAgcctgagctaaagcctaggcattgaaTGAATGAAACAATATTCTTCTACATCACATTTCATGAAGCGTTTTAATTTATTTTCATGTGAATTCATAATAAATAATTACCGGCACTTTAGGCATTATGACCTCAGAGAGGGGCGGTCTCCCTGTGTTTTGTTCTTAACTTctctttttaaaattattttacattttgtcTTTACTGGTGTACGAGAGGACATTGTCAATCTTCTTCAGATAAGTCCCAAAGGGAGATTTTTCTGTCATTTTTTATCCATGAAATATAAACAAATAATATGTAATGTGACAAAAGGTAAATCTATTGTTTGCTATGCAATGTGACTAAAGGTAAATCTATTGGTTGCTATGCAATGTGACTAAAGGTACATCTATTGGTTGCTATGTAATGTGACTAAAGGTCAATCTATTGGTTGCTATGAAATGTGACTAAAGGTCAATCTATTGGTTGCTATGCAATGTGACTAAAGGTAAATCTATTGGTTGCTATGTAATGTGACTAAAGGTAAATCTATTGGTTGCTATGTAATGTGACTAAAGGTCAATCTATTGGTTGCTATGTAATGTGACTAAAGGTCAATCTATTGGTTGCTATGCAATGTGACTAAAGGTAAATCTATTGGTTGCTATGTAATGTGACTAAAGGTCAATCTATTGGTTGCTATGTAATGTGACTAAAGGTCAATCTATTGGTTGCTATGAAATGTGACTAAAGGTCAATCTATTGGTTGCTATGTGTATTTACATAGCTAAATTTTACTAGCAGTATTTATGAAACAAGGGATATACATTGAGAGTCGATCATGTTCATTAAGGGGGCCAATTCTGACTTAGGAAATCTCTGCCTTTCCTACCcgcttctcagtagttggtatttagacttaccttatgcaggtgcgtAACTGGCTTTGCAGGCTTGGTTCCCTTGCCTGCgctgaatacatttaattaaaccactgaaaaccctcccacttgctggccaacagattttcttgtggagttttcattcaatagggttttcagtacatttatcttaagccatccctttaaatacggtacacctttaattagaattttgtcGGCAGACTCACTAGAATACATAGATAGAACGGGCTCAGAATATAAGGATCaatggtagatttaaaaatactctgatcttgcagattatttaggcacattttagggTTGAAAGTCTTCATATTCAAGTTCATTCCATGAAATATTGAAAGGTGGGaaaaaaaaagtgtacaatatgggttgaacaatagtcctataaatctgtcctaatcctcactaatcatagaACAACCAGTCGTTGTGAACCgtgcgccaggctccaggtttaacctgctGGTCTGAGTTCCACAATGATTCAAAATAGGCTTCATGTCCCAAATGACTGCACAATGTCAGCCTAGTGTGACCCACCGACGCCAGAGACCCCCCCAGGAACAACGACACGGAGGAAAGAAAGGTCAACGGAATAAATACCAAATGTAAACTACATATTGAAGAAAACTAACGCTAAAGTGACAATTACAAATGGATGTGGGTATTACCTGATGGTGGCTCATGATAGTGGCCAATGTTTAACATGATACAAGTGTTTTAAGTAAAACGGAGAAAAGCCCGGGCATATAACTACAACATTCTAAAGCGCATAGCTTGagtctccaaatttcatccacgCAAATTATGAGGGCACACAATTACGATTCTGAATAACGGTACAGCTCTTTATAGGCTACTTCACTGTGGAAAAAGGGGCCACAATACAGGATATGTCATGTTGATGTgaattttcagtttgcttccatatgactggtttcacattcgtctccagggatcataagaaaaaaaaagatctaaaaacaattgctatgtgtatttacaatccccttctccaaacagATTATTCACTTCCCTAGCGCTTATCAATAGCTCTCATTCATTTATAAATTACATTGCATGGggaatgctgttatttctatcaacaacaaaaaaaaggagATGCTTTTCCCACTTGGAACCAGTTGGTTCGctcgaccttattcatggtttcctcgcgCGTAAAAGCGGTAGAATGagagaattaagtcaaggtcagattacggcatatctgtagacacacctccaccacaccatAATTTATTTGAACTCCGCCCCAAACTAAATAGCGGGGCGAATAGCATGCTCAAGGTCAAAAAAAGGGAATTACGTTAACTCCCTATGCAAATATATTTGTACATgacatgttttatatatatgATGTATGGTACCGTATTGAAGAGTATTGAAGTGTATtgaactgtattgtactgtatttaaGTGTATTGTActctattgtactgtattgtattgaacTGTattaaagtgtgtgtgagtgtattgaAGTGTACTgttttgaagtgtgtgtgtgtgtgagtgtattgtactgtattgaagtgtgtgtgtgtgtgtgtgtggaaatatGGCATACATATTAGGAAGACGTCAGATTTGAGACAAAACTTCATATGAGTTGAATGTGTTGTTCTGAATGATGATCAAAATAAATATAGTAAAATCCTTTACAAATCAATGCCTCAGTACTATGTAGGTAATGATTGGCTACCTAACAGAAGCCAGGTGTGGCTGGCAGCACAGTACGGTATCATACAGTACTGCCAATGTTCTCCAGCTGGAGTATATAGTCAAATCTCTGCTTTGAGTGATGCTCAGCTTCTTGCAGAATTGGATTAGCATCCCCAGTGCAACTCACCATCATGGTTCTAGCCCCCTTTGTTCCTCATTGTGAGACAGGAAACAGTTTGTCCAACACTAACGAGGAGGTCCAATCAACGCAGAAACCACAGCTGGCCTCGGCCATTCTCCTGCATCCTCTTCAGGGTGGGCCAATTAGCATCTGAACAGACAGGTGTAATCAGATCATTGAAAACATGCGTTAGTATCTAATCACAAACATCAAAACTGGGTTTTCAGGTTGGAATCCCAAGTCCGACTGAGTGTGTGTTTTTTCTCGGGGAAGGCTTAGCTTGTCTCTCCCTACTGACCACTGACCTAATAGTTTATAGCCCGGTCTCCCTACTGACCACTGACCTAATAGTTTATAGCCCGGGAAATGTGAACTGATACAGTCATCAAGTCACAAGACACGCAGAGTATTGACTATGGAAGACACAGAGTATTGACTATGGAAGACACAGAGTATTGACTATGGAAGACACAGAGTATTGACTATGGAAGACACAGAGTATTGACTATGGAAGACACAGAGTATTGACTATGGAAGACACAGAGTATTGACTATGGAAGACACAGAGTATTGACTATGGAAGACACAGAGTATTGACTATGGAAGACACAGAGTATTGACTATGGAAGACACAGGGTATTGACTATGGAAGACACAGAATATTGACTATGGAAGACACAGAGTATTGACTATAAAATACACAAAGTATTGACTATAAAAGATAGTATGAATGTATCCTTTCCTCAATGTAAATTCTGCGGCATTCTCAAGCACCCTGCCAgcatatacagtataaatataTCAAACTATATACCCATTCCTACATCTCTCCATCTGAGCTGGGACTTTCCGCAGAAGATGAGTGCCATGTacgtgccttaatgtgtttggaccccaggaagataatagccaaggcagcagctaatggggatccataatatatACAAATTCAAATCACCAAGGATATATTCTTAGAATTTCTTCTTCTGAGAAGCCCCAATCGGTCTGTTCTCTCTCC
The sequence above is a segment of the Coregonus clupeaformis isolate EN_2021a chromosome 16, ASM2061545v1, whole genome shotgun sequence genome. Coding sequences within it:
- the LOC121545600 gene encoding fibroblast growth factor 5-like, with protein sequence MNVPLSHFAFALQLICAAVVAVSAAVVTGSVGYVSLEDQLLEEGTISGSGRRTCRLYCRVGIGFHLQIHTDGRVNGSHEPNQLSVLELFAVSQGVIGIRGVYSNRFLAMNKRGRLHAVERFTDDCRFRERFQENSYNTYASVLHRNHRTGRDWYVALNKRGKSKMGSSPRVKSQHVSTHFLPRLNVHHLQSVRGFAITNRSKERRNSLPPQPALAKPPSQPNAGTRKRVQTVKYWPKFRFG